CTACGCGTCATCAGGAAGACGGAAGGGAAGGGAGTTTAGTGGGACAACAGAGACCGGACTTTTATCCTGGCTATCAGGTAACATTGCGCGTTCTCTCGCTGGAAATGCTTTTCGTATAATTTCAGGTCTGATGGCGTCATCCTCTAAAAAAGTTATCTACGCAGCGTTGATCGGCAATGCCTTAATTGCTGTCACGAAATTCGCGGCTTCGGCGATGACCGGCAGTTCGGTGATGCTGGCCGAAGGTATCCATTCACTGGTGGACACCGGCAATCAAGGGCTTCTGCTCTATGGACTTCATCGCGCCAAACGACCGGCTGATGAGCGCTACCCCTTCGGGTATGGCAAAGAAATCTATTTTTGGAGTTTTGCGGTGGCCATTCTGGTCTTCGCCTTGGGCGCGGGAATTTCTCTGTATGAGGGCGTGTTGCACATTCTCCATCCGGAGCCGATTACCAACCCCATGGTAAATTATATCGTCTTGAGTCTCTCCCTCGTCTTTGAGGGTGCCGCCTGGTACCTGGCCTTCCGTGAATTTACCCGTGCCAAAGGAAAGTGGTCGTATTTGGAAGCGGTTCAACGAGGCAAAGATCCGACCATTTTTATGGTTCTCTTTGAAGACTCGGCGGCGGTGCTGGGCTTAGCGGTGGCTTTTGTCGGTATCTGGTTGGGACAGGTCACCGGTATTGTCTACATTGACGGCATTGCGACCTGTATTATCGGATTGATTTTGGCGGGAATCGCCATGTGGCTCGCGTATGAAACCAAGGGATTGTTGATTGGCGAAAGTGCCAATAAGGAAGTGGTCCAGAGTATTCGCGACATGGCCAGACAACTTCCCGGTGTGGAGCATGTGAACGAAGTCTTGACTATGCACATGGGGCCCAGTTTTATTTTGGTGAATCTGAGTGTGGACTTTCGGGATGGCGTGACTTCGGAGGAGGTCGAGCGGGGTGTGGCCGGCCTGGATAAGGAGATCAAGTCAAAGCATCCCCTTGTTAAACGGGTCTTTGTGGAGGCCGAAGCCCGGCGGGTTACCAAGATTCCGGAATAATGCATCACGGTTTTTTGG
Above is a window of Candidatus Nitrospira neomarina DNA encoding:
- a CDS encoding cation diffusion facilitator family transporter yields the protein MASSSKKVIYAALIGNALIAVTKFAASAMTGSSVMLAEGIHSLVDTGNQGLLLYGLHRAKRPADERYPFGYGKEIYFWSFAVAILVFALGAGISLYEGVLHILHPEPITNPMVNYIVLSLSLVFEGAAWYLAFREFTRAKGKWSYLEAVQRGKDPTIFMVLFEDSAAVLGLAVAFVGIWLGQVTGIVYIDGIATCIIGLILAGIAMWLAYETKGLLIGESANKEVVQSIRDMARQLPGVEHVNEVLTMHMGPSFILVNLSVDFRDGVTSEEVERGVAGLDKEIKSKHPLVKRVFVEAEARRVTKIPE